The genomic interval ATAATAAAAATCTAATATGAAAGTCCTTACAATGATCTGATTTGATTCATCTCAGGAACATGTTGTAGATAACAACGAATCGCGTAAAAATATGAATGGAATTCACAGCTCGGAATTGAACAATGATTATTTAAGTGACGACGATCAAATGGCGAGTTCAAGACTAGGATGTTGTATATGTAGACATAGAAGCTTAGATAATTCACGTTTACCTTCAAATTCAATGGCTTCTACGTCAAGAAACAACACAAATGCAAGGAACAAAAAGAAGATTAATCATCACACAAGAAGCAGGAGCATGGAAAGCTTTGATAATTTTATGGCTACACCTTCATTGAACAGCAGTGGTAGTTTAAGAATGCCTCATCGTATGCAGTCAAGAAATGATAGCAGCCGTAGGAGTGGAACTCCAATTATGTATTCTAATTCATCTGGGATGCTTAAACCCCCACCAATTGAGAAAACTCTTGAATGTACTCTTGAAGAGTTGTGTTATGGTTGCAAGAAAAATGTCATGATCACAAGAGACGTCCTCACAGATGCCGGGTGAGTATATTTCTATCAATCCACACCTATAATTTGATCTATTGATTCATCTTTAGTGTTACTTATCAAttattctttttgattttgtttaaatatgttttaagtaatttttttaattgaatgtaGCTATTTTAAGAGAGTAAAAACACATTCAAGTCTTTTGGGTTTTCAAAATGTTAAGCATGTTTGTAACTCGTGCAATTGAAAGAATATACGTTTAGTTACAATTTACAATTTGTTAGTGTTTAGTTATTGAGTAGCTAGCAATGATGTTTAACACTAAATCACAACATTGTATTAAACATACATCAATGTTGTGTAACGTTGTTAAAATTCCCTTTTCTAAAGCTAAACATAACCTCAAAACACATAATAATATTTGAGAAGGCAATGTGAatccattatataatatatcaaaaaatgACTTATAGAATGTTACTTAGCAAAAATATGATACACATGATTAATGAATatgtttgttgtttattttgttttatgcaGAGGGGTAGTTCAAGAGGAAGAACAATTAACAATAAATGTACAATCAGGATGGACGAAAGGAACAAAAATTACATTTGTAGGAAAAGGGAATGAGAGACCTGGTGCATACACAGGAgacataatatattatatatcagAGAAAAAACACCAATTGTTTAAAAGAGAAGGGGATGATTTGGAATTATGTGTAGAAATTCCCTTACTAAAGGCACTTACAGGGTGTACAATATCAGTGCCATTGTTGGGTGGAGAGCATATGAATTTGACATTAGATGATATCATACACCCTGGCTATCAGAACATTATCAATGGCCAAGGTATGTCAATCTCCAAAGAACCAGGGAAGAGAGGAAACTTaagaattaaatttttagttgagTTTCCCACACATCTCACAGATAATCAAAGATCTGAGGTTTTTGGTATATTACAGAATTCTTGTTAATTAATTGAAAGCTTTTTTTGAACACCAAGAGAAATATGTAATGCCCTCTTTGTTGTTGAATTAAGTTAACTTCCGAACCTTTAGAGCAACAAAAACCACTAAAGGAAAATTACACTTTCAAGTTAGGGAAGTAATACATTTAATGTGGAAActggaattaaaaaaaaatatatgtgacCGTGATTTGGACCGTAACATCAAGATTTTTGATAGTTCTGTGACCTCAATACGACTGATGTATTGGTTGCATcagtcaattttttatttattgtaattctACTTTTTATCAAGGATTGCAATGCGGGAGCGACTTAAAACCATGGTGGAAACTCTAGGCTGTATATCGGTTTATCGAGTAAGTAGTAGGTTTATCAAATATCAACAACTAATTTTCTTTTACCAAGCATAGACCTcgtttaataaatttattttgaaaagtgGTTAGAACGAAACCAATGTGCACAATTAATACAATAGAATAAGAACAAAAGGTAAATCACTAGCAGCCacatttgaaaacaaattaaagcCTAGGACCATCCGAAAAGAGCACGAACAATACCGGGGACATCACCGGCAACTAGAGCCTTCATACATTTCTGCTTTGTATCCGTGTAAGGTGGGTACCTTAAAGATGAATCGCCTGTAAAACCGCGATAAAGTACCGCCTTTCTGTGAGTAAAAGCATCAAAGGAGAATTTTCCATGGTATGCACCCATTCCACTGTCTCCAACTCCCCCAAATGGCAAAGTACAAACCACAAGCTGCacaaggaaaaggaaaaaacaaaaaagattaaTAACATTGCCTGACAAGGATATATGTACTTGATGCATTCAtagaaaagttttaaaaataaaacaagtaatTACATGTAAGACAGTGTCATTGATAAGCAAACCACCAGCAGAAACTTTCTTCACAAATTGTTCCTTGAACTTATTGtcatttgtaaataaatatgCTGCTAGTGGCTTTGTTCCGGAGTTTATCACATCGAAGCTTTCTTCCAGCTTATTCACCTGTTCCAGGCAAAAAGCAAGATTATAATTTGATACAAGCTGATGAAGGGTATCGATGAATATTCGAAGTATAAATACATGTTTCCAAGTTATTAGTTAAGCAATTAGCTAAAACGTTTTGCAATTTGTCCACAATTAAAGGACTAGCAGCTGTTAATTTAgttgtaatatttttaagtaacaTCTATAAACAATTTTAAGAGTTTTGAAGTCTATTATGATGATTGAGTACTAAATCTTAAAGGTAGAATCACTTTTGACTCTTGTACCACATTAAAATGCACATATCAATTACACATGCAGCAAGACTATGTGCACATGTTGTTCACATTAGATCATTGGAATAGTAACCAAAGAAGACAagaaaatttgaacaaaatgtCACACAAATAGTTATTTGTTTGCTTTTATACATACTGTGATGATGGGAAGCAATGGACCAAAGATCTCCTCACTCATTATCAGTGAATCTCGTGGAACGTCTAATAAAATAGTAGGAGCAATCCTCCTGTAATTTGCTTGTGTCAAGATCCATTGCATTGCACAATATAAAAGCTTTACACACTAAACTCAAACTAAGAAACAAGAAGAGAGCTTACAATTTGCTTTCATCTTTTGCACCACCATAAACAATTTTGTCAGAAACCTTATCCTCATCCATGAGCTTTATCAAGCGATTGAAGTGGTTAGAACTCACAATCCGCGACAGATCATTTGATTCTAATGGATTCTTTCCAAAGAAGTTTTCCAACTCAGTCTTTAAGGCATCTACCTGAAAATGAGATGCACGAAAAACATTAGATACACAGACAAAGATTTAGAACTCTAAATAGCTTCACAAGGAAAGTTTCATACCAACAATGGAGCAAAGTCTTTTGTTGTTATAATGTAATCAGGAGAAATGCAGGCTTGTCCGTTGTTACAGCCCCACTTGCCAGAAATTATCCTTCTAGCTGTAACCTTgtatattcaaattaatttaattcaataatgACTTTGGAAGAATGAggtcaatataatataaacaagtagttggaaaagaaaagataaagaaGAGTAAGGCTTTAGTCAATACCTCTAAATTGACATTTGAATCAACAACAGTTGGAGATTTTCCTCCAAGCTCAAGAACAACTGGTGTAAGGTGTTTTGCAGCTGCAGCCATCACTATCCTTCCCACTTTTCCATTACCTGAAAAAATTCAGGAATTACTTATGCTAGGAAATGTGGATATAACTTGaaagagacaattttttttttgttttaactgTTCGGTTTTTGGAGGAAAGAGGCTCTGACAATCCAAAAGTCGACCGAGAAGCAGGTAAAGTCTgattaaacatatttttctaGTAACGGTTCAAACTAAAACTAATCAATATATGCATTTATACTATTTTTGTATTTCTTTGATTATATGAAAAGGGATATCAAAATTCACAATATAAATTAAGGCATACTAATGCATAGTAATTTAGTCTATGAGAAAaccaaaaatacaattcataaaCCATccaagaaaaacaaaacaatgaGAAGTGAAACAAACCTGTATAGAAAATTTTGTCCCACTTTTGCTGCAACAATGCAGTAGTTTCATCAACTGCCCCTTCAACAACTCTTATAGATGAGTTATCCATGTACTTCCCTAACAATTTTGCCAGCAGTGAAGATGATGCTGGAGCAATTTCTGATGGTTTTAGAACCACAGCATTACCTGCTGCTATAGCTCCAACAACTGGATCAAGGGATAGCACTGAAAACATAGAGGatcatattaatattattatttagtcCACAGAGAATATCAACGAAACAAAAGGCTGAAAATATCAATTCAAAAACGTATAAATGCATGTTTGGATTTGCTCAAAATTACATTTTGgagcttaaaaaaaattagggtgTCAACATAATTTTATCAAAGCCAGTGTAGTGTGACTTTAAACATGCACTAGAAAAAGGTTAACTTACAAAATGGATAGTTCCATGCAGAGATGACTAACACAACACCAAGTGGTTCAGGTACTATTTCAGCTGAAGAAGGAAAAGTTGTGATTGAAGATTTAAcctgaaataaaattaatgaactTGATGTGACGAATgaaataaactatatattataatCAATACAATATGaatcaaaaaaatttcttttcagCTGAAGAAATTAAGGTGAAATAAAAACCTTTTCTGGTGCCATCCATTGTTTCAATTCCTTTAGCGTGACTTCACATGAGTTTTTAAACATACCAATCTGGAATACAGAAACTACATCAGTTaagattagaaaaaaaatttatatttgacatATAGTTGTATTGATTGCTCAATACCTGTCAATTCCATAAATATAAGCAATTGATGTGAGGAAATTCGAAGTTGGGATTTTAATCCACATTCTCAGCTTCATGTTCTTTATAAAAAAGGGTTCAAAttccataatattttttttagttacaaatattacaactaaaatatttttggatttacggacaaaaaaaaaaaggatttatTGAAAGCGATGTAATTGAGTGAAATGGATACCAAATTTACTAAATTTCATCATTTGGATCATTTGATTTGATATACgaaataaaattgaaagtgAAGGGATATGCGACggcaaaataaaatatatattcttttagtCTTAAATCTACCGTTCTTATCACaagaaaagtttaaaaaaatttaacgattgattttttttttctctacaaTATATTCttttccataaaaaaattaactgtctttgtctataaacaaaaataataaatatcacaAAAAAACTCACATAAAACCGTGAGTTCTCAAGTTCAGTTGAGTCTAACTTAATTTTACAATTATGTGGATTCAACTAgaatttaagaagaaaaaaaaactttatcttatttgataattaattaaagtctAATAGGAACAACGATTTAGGAAATCTATCGGCAGTTAGTTGAATATGAAGCAGCCAATTTGTTGGTTTTACTAACGTCTTAATGAACTAAAgtctaacattttttttttgaaatagaacTATAAAGTCAACATATTGAACCACATTTGGTTCAATcccttttcatttttttgtatttttgttatttacttACTGAATTTATTTATCATCTGATTCACCAGTTGGATCTCTATTCTAATTTCTAAAACATTGAATAGAATCATCTTGTTCCTGCATTATTAAACTAGCGGCTACTCGTCCCTGCCTTAAAGAACAAGAGGCTAGCATCCTGATTTCCGTGACATGCATTTACGTTGATCATGAAGTTTCACCGTAAGAGACACACGTGATATGTGTATGGTGCAAAAATTGAATCCCAGTGAATTAGTTtgaagattttttaaattaagtttaatgtatttttgaatcgattaaaaactaatttataaatataaactagtttaatattttaaagaaatttttagttaacattaatttaaaaaataattattcgaAACAAGAATTTTAGAattctttgataaaaaaaaatatcaatttattttcaaaaaaataaatataaaaaatttatcgataaatgttttttttaattcttttggcaaaatttttaaaattttttcaaaaaaagttttttcgagaaaaataaatataaaaaatttctcgataaaaaaataaattggaaaaaaaagttttgatttttttcaaaaaaaaaaatcaaaaaaatttcaagaaaaagtgTTTTCAATtctcaaaattgtttttttttaaaaatgatttaattttttttttgatatttttgatattttatttcgagaaaaataaaattcaaaatttttgtaagaaaaaaaatcttaattgaagtttaaaaaaatttaaaattattaaactgaTTTTTGAAGTAAGTTTagttaattgaaatattttaaatatgttattcAATTCATGAACTATTTAAATAGTTTGATTACTTGTGGTGCAGTGCAGTCCAATTTATTAATATAGTccaattaatcatatttttatacaCCCCTACACGTGAGAAACCAATGTTGACATATATAACAAGCCGTAGAATTTTTCATATTACTAGTATGGCATTTTAGAGTGATTGTATGACCACAAGTGGGATCCGTGATCCATCATAGACTACTACTTAAAAGTCACGCAAAACATTAACACTTCTAGATCATATTAatcaaaagtataatttaataatGTTAAAACAATGTCATGAATGTATTTAACAAAATTCAACTTATTTGAACCGTCGTCGATTTCACCATTTTAGTTGTAAAGATGATAAAAGTCGTTAGATTATAATACTTCTGTTCAAAGTCGTAGACTGTACTAGTCCACGATGGACCAAATATTAAATTGGTCACATTTTAGTacttaaaattgaataaaccaCTGAAATCTCTACTGATTATATAAGGTGATCTCAAACATGTATATGAGATTatgagtttttcaaaaaaaattatgacgctgacaaattttatttatattagtccttataaaaataaataaattgatagaAAATGATTAAATGATAAAAACTACGTTGCagtaaattgttaaaataaataatataattgatagtAAATCATTAAATATAATGACCAACTCGataatttaaaagtataataaatcTTTTTGAAATATTCATAATTTCAAAGATCTATTTGAGACTCTCTACAACATTAAGTATTAATTTGATGAATtactttattaaaattactagTTAATCGGAAAAGAGAACAATTCTTACTCTTTCGgcctccaaaaaaaaaaaaaaaaaaaaaaaaaaaatatctcagCAACTTCGCATACTTGAAAACGCAACCATACATGACGAAAACAAATGTTTTTAAACAAATTGAAACAACATAAATGGAGTGAATCTCAGTGATTAGTTGTATCAAATTGACTCTGCCACCTAGATGAAGTGATTAgattaaattaagtaatttaGGCAATAGGTATGAAAAGAACATTTTGCTagtttgaattaaattaaatacctCGTACACGACAGTTTCGAGCGGTGGCTTGGCGAGGTCGGAACGCAGAGCATGAATTATTTGATCCTGTTGTTCCACAACCATTTTCAAAAGAGCCTTAACTTGTGAAATTCTCCATTCATAACTTTGAGTCTTACCGGAACTGAAACTCCCTCTCAACTCCTTCACCAGCGACGAAGCCGCTTCTCCGTCAAACTTTTTCTCTGAATACTCCTCGCCAGACATGattgtatattattattataatgtggAAAACAAAGTGAGAGCAAAGTAGAGATTAGATATGCGTTGAATTGAAACTGAAAGTTTGGGATGCAAATTTATAATCGGCACTCCATCGTCTTTTATTGACCGTGTCCGTGTGTTGCCTTGCGATAGTACATGAGAGTTCTATTCAAGCAACAATTCCTTTCAAATTTGTTATTCTACcgacattattattttatttttttggtgaaCACCCATGTAGAAAAGGATAAAACATAATGATGTGATACatgtaataaatattaataaaatgaggTGTTAACATGTGAGTAATATGAATTCGGTGTAATAGAATAATATCTAAGCTGAATTGAagttcaaatatttattaagagATGTATTTATAGCTAGTATCATATAcccattttaaataaaattgtcgCGATAACATTAGATTGCATTTGAATAAAAGATTTCACAGCATTGTACCaacttttttttactattctatctatagttaaaaaaacatcttgaataaaattattttatgtggAATCAAGctataatttagaaaatatatattaaatggaTGTTGAAGAACATGGAGTATCATTGTTGTTTCTTAAATTTGGAAAGTATAGATGGCTTTGAGGCTTttcatactttttattttattttattttttataatagattaCTTTTTGTGCTTTGATTAATAACATATATCAATATGAGTTGTgaatgatatataattaaatcaTCCAATTATAGCCGAAAAGAATTTATGCATATGGTCTAAAATTATGTAAACTTATAATTGAAGTTTTTATAGTTCAAATCTTCTGTGCTATATAAGAACTATTACAATTTTACAGAAATAATTATCGTTCTATTGTCTATGAAATTATGctaattttttatacttatttgaaaagtaatatttactattattaataataatattctaaaaataagaCCATCAATAATTGTTGGATCTTGTCAGATAAGAATAAGTGTCATATAGGTATTCTTATGAGAGGAATAAATAACATGGTATACAGCAGATGCATTATTAAGCACACTCTCTTGCAGAATCCACATGATTTTAATGTTACAGTATAAAGAGATAAAATTATTAGTAgctatatttaatataaaaaaattaggtgTGTTAGGTGGgagaaatttaataattattaagtatcattattaaaaaatttataaatgaatcTATATGTTAAATTCACTTAAACATTTCTTTTAAGGAGTTGATTCattaagtattaaaaaaatggaatACGTACTACAATAAAGTGTAATTTTTGACAAAAGTATGACTATTTTGtggttttgttatttttatcattaatttatatatatatatatatatatatatatatatatatatatatatatatatatatatattatatataatcatATANNNNNNNNNNNNNNNNNNNNNNNNNNNNNNNNNNNNNNNNNNNNNNNNNNNNNNNNNNNNNNNNNNNNNNNNNNNNNNNNNNNNNNNNNNNNNNNNNNNNNNNNNNNNNNNNNNNNNNNNNNNNNNNNNNNNNNNNNNNNNNNNNNNNNNNNNNNNNNNNNNNNNNNNNNNNNNNNNNNNNNNNNNNNNNNNNNNNNNNNNNNNNNNNNNNNNNNNNNNNNNNNNNNNNNNNNNNNNNNNNNNNNNNNNNNNNNNNNNNNNNNNNNNNNNNNNNNNNNNNNNNNNNNNNNNNNNNNNNNNNNNNNNNNNNNNNNNNNNNNNNNNNNNNNNNNNNNNNNNNNNNNNNNNNNNNNNNNNNNNNNNNNNNNNNNNNNNNNNNNNNNNNNNNNNNNNNNNNNNNNNNNNNNNNNNNNNNNNNNNNNNNNNNNNNNNNNNNNNNNNNNNNNNNNNNNNNNNNNNNNNNNNNNNNNNNNNNNNNNNNNNNNNNNNNNNNNNNNNNNNNNNNNNNNNNNNNNNNNNNNNNNNNNNNNNNNNNNNNNNNNNNNNNNNNNNNNNNNNNNNNNNNNNNNNNNNNNNNNNNNNNNNNNNNNNNNNNNNNNNNNNNNNNNNNNNNNNNNNNNNNNNNNNNNNNNNNNNNNNNNNNNNNNNNNNNNNNNNNNNNNNNNNNNNNNNNNNNNNNNNNNNNNNNNNNNNNNNNNNNNNNNNNNNNNNNNNNNNNNNNNNNNNNNNNNNNNNNNNNNNNNNNNNNNNNNNNNNNNNNNNNNNNNNNNNNNNNNNNNNNNNNNNNNNNNNNNNNNNNNNNNNNNNNNNNNNNNNNNNNNNNNNNNNNNNNNNNNNNNNNNNNNNNNNNNNNNNNNNNNNNNNNNNNNNNNNNNNNNNNNNNNNNNNNNNNNNNNNNNNNNNNNNNNNNNNNNNNNNNNNNNNNNNNNNNNNNNNNNNNNNNNNNNNNNNNNNNNNNNNNNNNNNNNNNNNNNNNNNNNNNNNNNNNNNNNNNNNNNNNNNNNNNNNNNNNNNNNNNNNNNNNNNNNNNNNNNNNNNNNNNNNNNNNNNNNNNNNNNNNNNNNNNNNNNNNNNNNNNNNNNNNNNNNNNNNNNNNNNNNNNNNNNNNNNNNNNNNNNNNNNNNNNNNNNNNNNNNNNNNNNNNNNNNNNNNNNNNNNNNNNNNNNNNNNNNNNNNNNNNNNNNNNNNNNNNNNNNNNNNNNNNNNNNNNNNNNNNNNNNNNNNNNNNNNNNNNNNNNNNNNNNNNNNNNNNNNNNNNNNNNNNNNNNNNNNNNNNNNNNNNNNNNNNNNNNNNNNNNNNNNNNNNNNNNNNNNNNNNNNNNNNNNNNNNNNNNNNNNNNNNNNNNNNNNNNNNNNNNNNNNNNNNNNNNNNNNNNNNNNNNNNNNNNNNNNNNNNNNNNNNNNNNNNNNNNNNNNNNNNNNNNNNNNNNNNNNNNNNNNNNNNNNNNNNNNNNNNNNNNNNNNNNNNNNNNNNNNNNNNNNNNNNNNNNNNNNNNNNNNNNNNNNNNNNNNNNNNNNNNNNNNNNNNNNNNNNNNNNNNNNNNNNNNNNNNNNNNNNNNNNNNNNNNNNNNNNNNNNNNNNNNNNNNNNNNNNNNNNNNNNNNNNNNNNNNNNNNNNNNNNNNNNNNNNNNNNNNNNNNNNNNNNNNNNNNNNNNNNNNNNNNNNNNNNNNNNNNNNNNNNNNNNNNNNNNNNNNNNNNNNNNNNNNNNNNNNNNNNNNNNNNNNNNNNNNNNNNNNNNNNNNNNNNNNNNNNNNNNNNNNNNNNNNNNNNNNNNNNNNNNNNNNNNNNNNNNNNNNNNNNNNNNNNNNNNNNNNNNNNNNNNNNNNNNNNNNNNNNNNNNNNNNNNNNNNNNNNNNNNNNNNNNNNNNNNNNNNNNNNNNNNNNNNNNNNNNNNNNNNNNNNNNNNNNNNNNNNNNNNNNNNNNNNNNNNNNNNNNNNNNNNNNNNNNNNNNNNNNNNNNNNNNNNNNNNNNNNNNNNNNNNNNNNNNNNNNNNNNNNNNNNNNNNNNNNNNNNNNNNNNNNNNNNNNNNNNNNNNNNNNNNNNNNNNNNNNNNNNNNNNNNNNNNNNNNNNNNNNNNNNNNNNNNNNNNNNNNNNNNNNNNNNNNNNNNNNNNNNNNNNNNNNNNNNNNNNNNNNNNNNNNNNNNNNNNNNNNNNNNNNNNNNNNNNNNNNNNNNNNNNNNNNNNNNNNNNNNNNNNNNNNNNNNNNNNNNNNNNNNNNNNNNNNNNNNNNNNNNNNNNNNNNNNNNNNNNNNNNNNNNNNNNNNNNNNNNNNNNNNNNNNNNNNNNNNNNNNNNNNNNNNNNNNNNNNNNNNNNNNNNNNNNNNNNNNNNNNNNNNNNNNNNNNNNNNNNNNNNNNNNNNNNNNNNNNNNNNNNNNNNNNNNNNNNNNNNNNNNNNNNNNNNNNNNNNNNNNNNNNNNNNNNNNNNNNNNNNNNNNNNNNNNNNNNNNNNNNNNNNNNNNNNNNNNNNNNNNNNNNNNNNNNNNNNNNNNNNNNNNNNNNNNNNNNNNNNNNNNNNNNNNNNNNNNNNNNNNNNNNNNNNNNNNNNNNNNNNNNNNNNNNNNNNNNNNNNNNNNNNNNNNNNNNNNNNNNNNNNNNNNNNNNNNNNNNNNNNNNNNNNNNNNNNNNNNNNNNNNNNNNNNNNNNNNNNNNNNNNNNNNNNNNNNNNNNNNNNNNNNNNNNNNNNNNNNNNNNNNNNNNNNNNNNNNNNNNNNNNNNNNNNNNNNNNNNNNNNNNNNNNNNNNNNNNNNNNNNNNNNNNNNNNNNNNNNNNNNNNNNNNNNNNNNNNNNNNNNNNNNNNNNNNNNNNNNNNNNNNNNNNNNNNNNNNNNNNNNNNNNNNNNNNNNNNNNNNNNNNNNNNNNNNNNNNNNNNNNNNNNNNNNNNNNNNNNNNNNNNNNNNNNNNNNNNNNNNNNNNNNNNNNNNNNNNNNNNNNNNNNNNNNNNNNNNNNNNNNNNNNNNNNNNNNNNNNNNNNNNNNNNNNNNNNNNNNNNNNNNNNNNNNNNNNNNNNNNNNNNNNNNNNNNNNNNNNNNNNNNNNNNNNNNNNNNNNNNNNNNNNNNNNNNNNNNNNNNNNNNNNNNNNNNNNNNNNNNNNNNNNNNNNNNNNNNNNNNNNNNNNNNNNNNNNNNNNNNNNNNNNNNNNNNNNNNNNNNNNNNNNNNNtatatatatatatatatatatatatattatatataccaTTAGATATATCTATATATCAAGTTTTAGAATTTTGAGTTAAAAAAGAGTTTGAAGATTATTTATATCAGATCAAAAGcaattaaataaatgagttaaacatcatatattaatttaaaattttaaataataaatttatagaacATCTTATTTATATGATGTCACTATTAGATATATCTATATATCAAGTTTTAGAATTTTGAGTTAAAAAAGAGTTTGAAGATTATTTATATCAGATCAAAAGcaattaaataaatgagttaaacatcatatattaatttaaaattttaaataataaatttatagaacATCTTATTTATATGATGTCCAAACATCATTTTTCTAACTAATTAAAGACTTCTAACTTATAATTACTTCAGCACAAAATATATAGAG from Cicer arietinum cultivar CDC Frontier isolate Library 1 chromosome 5, Cicar.CDCFrontier_v2.0, whole genome shotgun sequence carries:
- the LOC101493858 gene encoding uncharacterized protein; this translates as MESFDNFMATPSLNSSGSLRMPHRMQSRNDSSRRSGTPIMYSNSSGMLKPPPIEKTLECTLEELCYGCKKNVMITRDVLTDAGGVVQEEEQLTINVQSGWTKGTKITFVGKGNERPGAYTGDIIYYISEKKHQLFKREGDDLELCVEIPLLKALTGCTISVPLLGGEHMNLTLDDIIHPGYQNIINGQGMSISKEPGKRGNLRIKFLVEFPTHLTDNQRSEVFGILQNSC
- the LOC101510937 gene encoding aldehyde dehydrogenase family 3 member H1-like encodes the protein MSGEEYSEKKFDGEAASSLVKELRGSFSSGKTQSYEWRISQVKALLKMVVEQQDQIIHALRSDLAKPPLETVVYEIGMFKNSCEVTLKELKQWMAPEKVKSSITTFPSSAEIVPEPLGVVLVISAWNYPFLLSLDPVVGAIAAGNAVVLKPSEIAPASSSLLAKLLGKYMDNSSIRVVEGAVDETTALLQQKWDKIFYTGNGKVGRIVMAAAAKHLTPVVLELGGKSPTVVDSNVNLEVTARRIISGKWGCNNGQACISPDYIITTKDFAPLLVDALKTELENFFGKNPLESNDLSRIVSSNHFNRLIKLMDEDKVSDKIVYGGAKDESKLRIAPTILLDVPRDSLIMSEEIFGPLLPIITVNKLEESFDVINSGTKPLAAYLFTNDNKFKEQFVKKVSAGGLLINDTVLHLVVCTLPFGGVGDSGMGAYHGKFSFDAFTHRKAVLYRGFTGDSSLRYPPYTDTKQKCMKALVAGDVPGIVRALFGWS